Proteins found in one Sorghum bicolor cultivar BTx623 chromosome 1, Sorghum_bicolor_NCBIv3, whole genome shotgun sequence genomic segment:
- the LOC110431699 gene encoding ubiquitin-conjugating enzyme E2 32, whose protein sequence is MAATAKYNRSNPAVKRILQEVKEMQSNPSPDFMALPLEEDIFEWQFAILGPRDSEFEGGIYHGRIQLPSDYPFKPPSFMLLTPSGRFEIQKKICLSISNYHPEHWQPSWSVRTALVALIAFMPTNPGGALGSLDYKKEDRRALAIKSREAPPKFGSSERQKLIDEIHEQMLSKAPPVPQALPNVPNEESNQLPTPNASGEHADKVDEGDNTSGSMSGSLSGLPVPESESGVAENTGEASAVEVANHHVPEASHRENIPTVPSSLQNPAVAIQKPKHDRLLTLAAFGLTLAIMALVIKKFLKINGLGGFIEGKF, encoded by the exons ATGGCGGCCACGGCTAAGTACAATCGGAGCAACCCGGCGGTGAAGCGGATCCTGCAGGAGGTCAAGGAGATGCAGTCCAATCCCTCACCCGACTTCATGGCCCTTCCCCTCGAG GAGGACATCTTCGAGTGGCAATTTGCTATCCTTGGCCCGAGAGACAGCGAGTTTGAGGGTGGAATCTATCATGGCAGGATCCAGCTACCCTCGGATTATCCATTCAAGCCACCGTCCTTCATGCTACTTACG CCAAGTGGACGCTTTGAGATTCAGAAGAAGATTTGTTTGAGCATATCCAATTACCACCCTGAGCACTGGCAGCCTTCATGGAGTG TCCGCACAGCGTTGGTAGCCTTGATTGCATTCATGCCAACGAACCCTGGTGGGGCATTGGGCTCACTGGATTACAAAAAGGAAGATAGACGAGCACTTGCTATAAAATCACGTGAAGCGCCGCCAAAATTTGGCTCCTCAGAACGTCAGAAACTAATTGATGAG ATCCATGAGCAAATGCTCAGTAAGGCTCCTCCTGTCCCCCAAGCGCTACCAAATGTGCCAAACGAGGAGTCTAACCAATTACCCACACCTAACGCTTCTGGTGAGCATGCAGACAAGGTAGATGAAGGTGACAACACATCTGGGTCTATGTCAGGCTCGTTGAGTGGCCTTCCTGTGCCTGAATCTGAATCGGGGGTTGCAGAAAACACTGGTGAAGCCTCAGCTGTTGAGGTTGCCAACCATCATGTGCCTGAAGCGAGCCATAGAGAGAACATTCCAACAGTTCCTTCGTCTCTGCAGAATCCTGCTGTTGCGATCCAGAAGCCAAAGCATGACAGGCTGTTGACCTTGGCTGCATTTGGGCTGACTCTTGCTATTATGGCACTTGTGATAAAGAAGTTCTTAAAAATCAATGGCTTGGGCGGTTTCATTGAGGGCAAGTTCTGA